One genomic window of Paramormyrops kingsleyae isolate MSU_618 chromosome 22, PKINGS_0.4, whole genome shotgun sequence includes the following:
- the pdxdc1 gene encoding pyridoxal-dependent decarboxylase domain-containing protein 1 isoform X1, producing the protein MEAPIEQAPVDPMLAEMGENLNKAIQILEDGQREVADDRERRKYSRKDIPGPLQGGGQDVASILQLVQNLMHGDEEDGRWEHRRMQNVGEQGHMALLGHSLAAYISVLDRERLRKLTTRILSDTTLWLCRLFRYENGSAYYHEDDREGLLKVCRLVIHSRYDDFATEGFTVLGSQQPVVYQSAACRMGLGQYLCSQLGLPLSCLCTVPCNTMFGSQHQMDVALLDRLIKDDMDSGKLPLVLIANAGSPGAGHTDKLSRLKELCIQYDIWLHVEGVNLATLTLGCVTSSVMAATKADSMTLTLGPWLGLPAVPAVTLYRHEDPALSLAAGLTSSQPVEKLRALPLWLSLQYLGHDGIVERIRHASQLSQQLLDHLKKQASIKTTGMTTRFRVPPISGGSLQDVLGSLVLSIVEDELNSPVVVFRFSQDSSTASSVGSAEGCLGWEREVQDSLNRWLGERLVQLVPASGVDVVDLEDEGTCVRFNPLMTAAVLGTQEADMEALVARLTEIVPLLSATLRLRQEFREEVYRHATLAYVEDLGWPGLGAIRYLPRSEEPDAGRRQQEVEKVNSDLLRKLKELDADLSFSTGPEFGPEKNCVFVGMATEDLDVAELVKTIASLGKDIEESGKLLENMTEVVRWGIQEAEMQLQKASDQKLMEEGVLRQIPLVGSMLNWLSPSQSSVQGRTFNLALGSLDTTEPTYSSRTQTGGETPPTTPTSSVSKQLPGHKLFRRGHGSFDAPDSTSFLTPNETSQSWGPQDGSTGLPLQAEPVLTEADTQGAEAGFHVR; encoded by the exons ATGGAGGCGCCGATAGAACAG GCGCCGGTGGACCCCATGCTTGCTGAAATGGGCGAGAACCTGAACAAGGCCATACAGATTCTGGAGGATGGCCAGAG GGAGGTGGCAGACGACAGAGAGAGGAGAAAGTACAGCCGGAAGGACATCCCGGGGCCCCTGCAAGGAGG tggcCAGGACGTGGCAAGCATCCTGCAGCTGGTCCAGAACCTCATGCATGGGGATGAGGAGGATGGCAGATGGGAGCACCG CAGGATGCAGAATGTGGGTGAGCAGGGTCACATGGCCCTGTTGGGCCACAGCCTGGCCGCCTACATCTCCGTGCTGGACAGGGAGCGGTTGCGCAAGCTGACCACCCGCATCCTCTCAGACACCACACTCTGGTTATGCCGGCTCTTCAG ATATGAGAACGGATCGGCGTATTACCATGAGGATGACCGTGAGGGTCTCCTCAAGGTCTGCCGGCTCGTCATCCACTCACGCTATGACGACTTCGCCACTGAGGGTTTCACCGTGCTGGGCTCCCAACAGCCTGTCGTATAccagagcgccgcctgccggATGGGGCTGGGACAGTACCTCTGCAGCCAG TTGGGTTTACCCCTCTCCTGCCTGTGCACCGTGCCCTGTAACACCATGTTTGGATCTCAGCACCAAATG GATGTTGCCTTGCTGGACAGGCTGATCAAGGATGACATGGACTCCGGGAAACTCCCCTTAGTGCTGATAGCCAACGCTG GATCACCCGGTGCGGGGCACACAGACAAGCTGAGCCGCCTGAAGGAGCTGTGCATTCAGTACGACATCTGGCTTCACGTGGAGGG AGTCAACCTGGCGACCCTCACACTCGGCTGCGTCACGTCTTCAGTGATG GCAGCCACTAAAGCTGACAGCATGACCCTAACCCTGGGGCCATGGCTGGGCCTCCCCGCGGTTCCGGCCGTCACACTCTACAGGCACGAGGATCCTGCCCTG TCTCTAGCAGCGGGCCTGACCTCCAGCCAGCCGGTGGAAAAGCTCCGAGCCCTCCCCCTCTGGCTGTCCCTGCAGTACCTGGGGCATGATGGGATAGTGGAGCGGATCAGACATGCCTCACAGCTG AGCCAGCAGCTCCTGGACCATTTGAAGAAGCAGGCTTCCATCAAGACAACG GGCATGACAACTCGCTTCCGGGTCCCTCCCATCTCCGGGGGCTCTCTGCAAGACGTCCTGGGTTCCCTCGTACTGTCCATT GTGGAGGATGAGCTGAATTCGCCGGTGGTGGTGTTCAGGTTCTCCCAGGACAGCAGCACAG CATCCAGTGTGGGTTCTGCGGAGGGCTGTCTCGGCTGGGAGAGGGAGGTGCAGGACTCCCTCAACAGATGG CTGGGTGAGCGGTTGGTGCAGCTGGTGCCTGCCAGCGGTGTGGACGTCGTGGACCTGGAGGACGAGGGCACCTGTGTGAGATTTAACCCACTGATGACTGCCGCAG TGCTGGGCACGCAGGAGGCCGACATGGAGGCCCTGGTGGCCAGGTTGACAGAGATAGTGCCCCTGCTGAGCGCAACACTGCGCCTCCGGCAGGAGTTCAGGGAGGAGGTGTACCGGCACGCCACCCTTGCCTACGTGGAAGACCTGGGCTGGCCGGGCCTGGGGGCCATCAG ATACCTGCCCAGGAGCGAGGAGCCAGACGCGGGCAGGAGGCAGCAGGAGGTGGAGAAGGTCAACAGTGACCTGCTGAGGAAACTCAAGGAGCTGGATGCGGACCTCAGTTTCTCCACAG GCCCGGAGTTCGGCCCGGAGAAGAACTGCGTGTTTGTCGGCATGGCAACAGAAGACCTGGACGTGGCGGAACTGGTGAAGACGATCGCATCACTGGGGAAGGACATCGAGGAGAGCGGCAAG TTACTGGAGAACATGACGGAAGTGGTGCGCTGGGGCATTCAGGAGGCGGAGATGCAGCTGCAGAAGGCGAGTGACCAGAAGCTGATGGAGGAG GGGGTGCTGCGGCAGATCCCGCTGGTGGGCTCCATGCTCAACTGGTTGTCCCCGTCCCAGAGTTCTGTACAAGGCAGGACGTTCAACCTGGCTTTAG GTTCCTTGGACACCACAGAACCCACGTACTCCAGCAGGACCCAGACGGGAGGAGAAacgccccccaccacccccacatCCAGTGTCTCCAAGCAGTTGCCAG GGCATAAGCTGTTTCGCCGGGGACACGGCAGCTTTGACGCCCCCGACAGCACCAGCTTCCTGACTCCCAATGAGACGTCCCAGAGCTGGGGGCCCCAGGACGGCTCTACagggctccccctgcaggcggAACCTGTCCTCACAGAGGCCGACACCCAGGGTGCAGAGGCAGGATTCCATGTCAGATAG
- the pdxdc1 gene encoding pyridoxal-dependent decarboxylase domain-containing protein 1 isoform X4: protein MEAPIEQAPVDPMLAEMGENLNKAIQILEDGQREVADDRERRKYSRKDIPGPLQGGGQDVASILQLVQNLMHGDEEDGRWEHRMQNVGEQGHMALLGHSLAAYISVLDRERLRKLTTRILSDTTLWLCRLFRYENGSAYYHEDDREGLLKVCRLVIHSRYDDFATEGFTVLGSQQPVVYQSAACRMGLGQYLCSQLGLPLSCLCTVPCNTMFGSQHQMDVALLDRLIKDDMDSGKLPLVLIANAGSPGAGHTDKLSRLKELCIQYDIWLHVEGVNLATLTLGCVTSSVMAATKADSMTLTLGPWLGLPAVPAVTLYRHEDPALSLAAGLTSSQPVEKLRALPLWLSLQYLGHDGIVERIRHASQLSQQLLDHLKKQASIKTTVEDELNSPVVVFRFSQDSSTASSVGSAEGCLGWEREVQDSLNRWLGERLVQLVPASGVDVVDLEDEGTCVRFNPLMTAAVLGTQEADMEALVARLTEIVPLLSATLRLRQEFREEVYRHATLAYVEDLGWPGLGAIRYLPRSEEPDAGRRQQEVEKVNSDLLRKLKELDADLSFSTGPEFGPEKNCVFVGMATEDLDVAELVKTIASLGKDIEESGKLLENMTEVVRWGIQEAEMQLQKASDQKLMEEGVLRQIPLVGSMLNWLSPSQSSVQGRTFNLALGSLDTTEPTYSSRTQTGGETPPTTPTSSVSKQLPGHKLFRRGHGSFDAPDSTSFLTPNETSQSWGPQDGSTGLPLQAEPVLTEADTQGAEAGFHVR, encoded by the exons ATGGAGGCGCCGATAGAACAG GCGCCGGTGGACCCCATGCTTGCTGAAATGGGCGAGAACCTGAACAAGGCCATACAGATTCTGGAGGATGGCCAGAG GGAGGTGGCAGACGACAGAGAGAGGAGAAAGTACAGCCGGAAGGACATCCCGGGGCCCCTGCAAGGAGG tggcCAGGACGTGGCAAGCATCCTGCAGCTGGTCCAGAACCTCATGCATGGGGATGAGGAGGATGGCAGATGGGAGCACCG GATGCAGAATGTGGGTGAGCAGGGTCACATGGCCCTGTTGGGCCACAGCCTGGCCGCCTACATCTCCGTGCTGGACAGGGAGCGGTTGCGCAAGCTGACCACCCGCATCCTCTCAGACACCACACTCTGGTTATGCCGGCTCTTCAG ATATGAGAACGGATCGGCGTATTACCATGAGGATGACCGTGAGGGTCTCCTCAAGGTCTGCCGGCTCGTCATCCACTCACGCTATGACGACTTCGCCACTGAGGGTTTCACCGTGCTGGGCTCCCAACAGCCTGTCGTATAccagagcgccgcctgccggATGGGGCTGGGACAGTACCTCTGCAGCCAG TTGGGTTTACCCCTCTCCTGCCTGTGCACCGTGCCCTGTAACACCATGTTTGGATCTCAGCACCAAATG GATGTTGCCTTGCTGGACAGGCTGATCAAGGATGACATGGACTCCGGGAAACTCCCCTTAGTGCTGATAGCCAACGCTG GATCACCCGGTGCGGGGCACACAGACAAGCTGAGCCGCCTGAAGGAGCTGTGCATTCAGTACGACATCTGGCTTCACGTGGAGGG AGTCAACCTGGCGACCCTCACACTCGGCTGCGTCACGTCTTCAGTGATG GCAGCCACTAAAGCTGACAGCATGACCCTAACCCTGGGGCCATGGCTGGGCCTCCCCGCGGTTCCGGCCGTCACACTCTACAGGCACGAGGATCCTGCCCTG TCTCTAGCAGCGGGCCTGACCTCCAGCCAGCCGGTGGAAAAGCTCCGAGCCCTCCCCCTCTGGCTGTCCCTGCAGTACCTGGGGCATGATGGGATAGTGGAGCGGATCAGACATGCCTCACAGCTG AGCCAGCAGCTCCTGGACCATTTGAAGAAGCAGGCTTCCATCAAGACAACG GTGGAGGATGAGCTGAATTCGCCGGTGGTGGTGTTCAGGTTCTCCCAGGACAGCAGCACAG CATCCAGTGTGGGTTCTGCGGAGGGCTGTCTCGGCTGGGAGAGGGAGGTGCAGGACTCCCTCAACAGATGG CTGGGTGAGCGGTTGGTGCAGCTGGTGCCTGCCAGCGGTGTGGACGTCGTGGACCTGGAGGACGAGGGCACCTGTGTGAGATTTAACCCACTGATGACTGCCGCAG TGCTGGGCACGCAGGAGGCCGACATGGAGGCCCTGGTGGCCAGGTTGACAGAGATAGTGCCCCTGCTGAGCGCAACACTGCGCCTCCGGCAGGAGTTCAGGGAGGAGGTGTACCGGCACGCCACCCTTGCCTACGTGGAAGACCTGGGCTGGCCGGGCCTGGGGGCCATCAG ATACCTGCCCAGGAGCGAGGAGCCAGACGCGGGCAGGAGGCAGCAGGAGGTGGAGAAGGTCAACAGTGACCTGCTGAGGAAACTCAAGGAGCTGGATGCGGACCTCAGTTTCTCCACAG GCCCGGAGTTCGGCCCGGAGAAGAACTGCGTGTTTGTCGGCATGGCAACAGAAGACCTGGACGTGGCGGAACTGGTGAAGACGATCGCATCACTGGGGAAGGACATCGAGGAGAGCGGCAAG TTACTGGAGAACATGACGGAAGTGGTGCGCTGGGGCATTCAGGAGGCGGAGATGCAGCTGCAGAAGGCGAGTGACCAGAAGCTGATGGAGGAG GGGGTGCTGCGGCAGATCCCGCTGGTGGGCTCCATGCTCAACTGGTTGTCCCCGTCCCAGAGTTCTGTACAAGGCAGGACGTTCAACCTGGCTTTAG GTTCCTTGGACACCACAGAACCCACGTACTCCAGCAGGACCCAGACGGGAGGAGAAacgccccccaccacccccacatCCAGTGTCTCCAAGCAGTTGCCAG GGCATAAGCTGTTTCGCCGGGGACACGGCAGCTTTGACGCCCCCGACAGCACCAGCTTCCTGACTCCCAATGAGACGTCCCAGAGCTGGGGGCCCCAGGACGGCTCTACagggctccccctgcaggcggAACCTGTCCTCACAGAGGCCGACACCCAGGGTGCAGAGGCAGGATTCCATGTCAGATAG
- the pdxdc1 gene encoding pyridoxal-dependent decarboxylase domain-containing protein 1 isoform X3: MEAPIEQAPVDPMLAEMGENLNKAIQILEDGQREVADDRERRKYSRKDIPGPLQGGGQDVASILQLVQNLMHGDEEDGRWEHRRMQNVGEQGHMALLGHSLAAYISVLDRERLRKLTTRILSDTTLWLCRLFRYENGSAYYHEDDREGLLKVCRLVIHSRYDDFATEGFTVLGSQQPVVYQSAACRMGLGQYLCSQLGLPLSCLCTVPCNTMFGSQHQMDVALLDRLIKDDMDSGKLPLVLIANAGSPGAGHTDKLSRLKELCIQYDIWLHVEGVNLATLTLGCVTSSVMAATKADSMTLTLGPWLGLPAVPAVTLYRHEDPALSLAAGLTSSQPVEKLRALPLWLSLQYLGHDGIVERIRHASQLSQQLLDHLKKQASIKTTVEDELNSPVVVFRFSQDSSTASSVGSAEGCLGWEREVQDSLNRWLGERLVQLVPASGVDVVDLEDEGTCVRFNPLMTAAVLGTQEADMEALVARLTEIVPLLSATLRLRQEFREEVYRHATLAYVEDLGWPGLGAIRYLPRSEEPDAGRRQQEVEKVNSDLLRKLKELDADLSFSTGPEFGPEKNCVFVGMATEDLDVAELVKTIASLGKDIEESGKLLENMTEVVRWGIQEAEMQLQKASDQKLMEEGVLRQIPLVGSMLNWLSPSQSSVQGRTFNLALGSLDTTEPTYSSRTQTGGETPPTTPTSSVSKQLPGHKLFRRGHGSFDAPDSTSFLTPNETSQSWGPQDGSTGLPLQAEPVLTEADTQGAEAGFHVR; this comes from the exons ATGGAGGCGCCGATAGAACAG GCGCCGGTGGACCCCATGCTTGCTGAAATGGGCGAGAACCTGAACAAGGCCATACAGATTCTGGAGGATGGCCAGAG GGAGGTGGCAGACGACAGAGAGAGGAGAAAGTACAGCCGGAAGGACATCCCGGGGCCCCTGCAAGGAGG tggcCAGGACGTGGCAAGCATCCTGCAGCTGGTCCAGAACCTCATGCATGGGGATGAGGAGGATGGCAGATGGGAGCACCG CAGGATGCAGAATGTGGGTGAGCAGGGTCACATGGCCCTGTTGGGCCACAGCCTGGCCGCCTACATCTCCGTGCTGGACAGGGAGCGGTTGCGCAAGCTGACCACCCGCATCCTCTCAGACACCACACTCTGGTTATGCCGGCTCTTCAG ATATGAGAACGGATCGGCGTATTACCATGAGGATGACCGTGAGGGTCTCCTCAAGGTCTGCCGGCTCGTCATCCACTCACGCTATGACGACTTCGCCACTGAGGGTTTCACCGTGCTGGGCTCCCAACAGCCTGTCGTATAccagagcgccgcctgccggATGGGGCTGGGACAGTACCTCTGCAGCCAG TTGGGTTTACCCCTCTCCTGCCTGTGCACCGTGCCCTGTAACACCATGTTTGGATCTCAGCACCAAATG GATGTTGCCTTGCTGGACAGGCTGATCAAGGATGACATGGACTCCGGGAAACTCCCCTTAGTGCTGATAGCCAACGCTG GATCACCCGGTGCGGGGCACACAGACAAGCTGAGCCGCCTGAAGGAGCTGTGCATTCAGTACGACATCTGGCTTCACGTGGAGGG AGTCAACCTGGCGACCCTCACACTCGGCTGCGTCACGTCTTCAGTGATG GCAGCCACTAAAGCTGACAGCATGACCCTAACCCTGGGGCCATGGCTGGGCCTCCCCGCGGTTCCGGCCGTCACACTCTACAGGCACGAGGATCCTGCCCTG TCTCTAGCAGCGGGCCTGACCTCCAGCCAGCCGGTGGAAAAGCTCCGAGCCCTCCCCCTCTGGCTGTCCCTGCAGTACCTGGGGCATGATGGGATAGTGGAGCGGATCAGACATGCCTCACAGCTG AGCCAGCAGCTCCTGGACCATTTGAAGAAGCAGGCTTCCATCAAGACAACG GTGGAGGATGAGCTGAATTCGCCGGTGGTGGTGTTCAGGTTCTCCCAGGACAGCAGCACAG CATCCAGTGTGGGTTCTGCGGAGGGCTGTCTCGGCTGGGAGAGGGAGGTGCAGGACTCCCTCAACAGATGG CTGGGTGAGCGGTTGGTGCAGCTGGTGCCTGCCAGCGGTGTGGACGTCGTGGACCTGGAGGACGAGGGCACCTGTGTGAGATTTAACCCACTGATGACTGCCGCAG TGCTGGGCACGCAGGAGGCCGACATGGAGGCCCTGGTGGCCAGGTTGACAGAGATAGTGCCCCTGCTGAGCGCAACACTGCGCCTCCGGCAGGAGTTCAGGGAGGAGGTGTACCGGCACGCCACCCTTGCCTACGTGGAAGACCTGGGCTGGCCGGGCCTGGGGGCCATCAG ATACCTGCCCAGGAGCGAGGAGCCAGACGCGGGCAGGAGGCAGCAGGAGGTGGAGAAGGTCAACAGTGACCTGCTGAGGAAACTCAAGGAGCTGGATGCGGACCTCAGTTTCTCCACAG GCCCGGAGTTCGGCCCGGAGAAGAACTGCGTGTTTGTCGGCATGGCAACAGAAGACCTGGACGTGGCGGAACTGGTGAAGACGATCGCATCACTGGGGAAGGACATCGAGGAGAGCGGCAAG TTACTGGAGAACATGACGGAAGTGGTGCGCTGGGGCATTCAGGAGGCGGAGATGCAGCTGCAGAAGGCGAGTGACCAGAAGCTGATGGAGGAG GGGGTGCTGCGGCAGATCCCGCTGGTGGGCTCCATGCTCAACTGGTTGTCCCCGTCCCAGAGTTCTGTACAAGGCAGGACGTTCAACCTGGCTTTAG GTTCCTTGGACACCACAGAACCCACGTACTCCAGCAGGACCCAGACGGGAGGAGAAacgccccccaccacccccacatCCAGTGTCTCCAAGCAGTTGCCAG GGCATAAGCTGTTTCGCCGGGGACACGGCAGCTTTGACGCCCCCGACAGCACCAGCTTCCTGACTCCCAATGAGACGTCCCAGAGCTGGGGGCCCCAGGACGGCTCTACagggctccccctgcaggcggAACCTGTCCTCACAGAGGCCGACACCCAGGGTGCAGAGGCAGGATTCCATGTCAGATAG
- the pdxdc1 gene encoding pyridoxal-dependent decarboxylase domain-containing protein 1 isoform X2 — protein sequence MEAPIEQAPVDPMLAEMGENLNKAIQILEDGQREVADDRERRKYSRKDIPGPLQGGGQDVASILQLVQNLMHGDEEDGRWEHRMQNVGEQGHMALLGHSLAAYISVLDRERLRKLTTRILSDTTLWLCRLFRYENGSAYYHEDDREGLLKVCRLVIHSRYDDFATEGFTVLGSQQPVVYQSAACRMGLGQYLCSQLGLPLSCLCTVPCNTMFGSQHQMDVALLDRLIKDDMDSGKLPLVLIANAGSPGAGHTDKLSRLKELCIQYDIWLHVEGVNLATLTLGCVTSSVMAATKADSMTLTLGPWLGLPAVPAVTLYRHEDPALSLAAGLTSSQPVEKLRALPLWLSLQYLGHDGIVERIRHASQLSQQLLDHLKKQASIKTTGMTTRFRVPPISGGSLQDVLGSLVLSIVEDELNSPVVVFRFSQDSSTASSVGSAEGCLGWEREVQDSLNRWLGERLVQLVPASGVDVVDLEDEGTCVRFNPLMTAAVLGTQEADMEALVARLTEIVPLLSATLRLRQEFREEVYRHATLAYVEDLGWPGLGAIRYLPRSEEPDAGRRQQEVEKVNSDLLRKLKELDADLSFSTGPEFGPEKNCVFVGMATEDLDVAELVKTIASLGKDIEESGKLLENMTEVVRWGIQEAEMQLQKASDQKLMEEGVLRQIPLVGSMLNWLSPSQSSVQGRTFNLALGSLDTTEPTYSSRTQTGGETPPTTPTSSVSKQLPGHKLFRRGHGSFDAPDSTSFLTPNETSQSWGPQDGSTGLPLQAEPVLTEADTQGAEAGFHVR from the exons ATGGAGGCGCCGATAGAACAG GCGCCGGTGGACCCCATGCTTGCTGAAATGGGCGAGAACCTGAACAAGGCCATACAGATTCTGGAGGATGGCCAGAG GGAGGTGGCAGACGACAGAGAGAGGAGAAAGTACAGCCGGAAGGACATCCCGGGGCCCCTGCAAGGAGG tggcCAGGACGTGGCAAGCATCCTGCAGCTGGTCCAGAACCTCATGCATGGGGATGAGGAGGATGGCAGATGGGAGCACCG GATGCAGAATGTGGGTGAGCAGGGTCACATGGCCCTGTTGGGCCACAGCCTGGCCGCCTACATCTCCGTGCTGGACAGGGAGCGGTTGCGCAAGCTGACCACCCGCATCCTCTCAGACACCACACTCTGGTTATGCCGGCTCTTCAG ATATGAGAACGGATCGGCGTATTACCATGAGGATGACCGTGAGGGTCTCCTCAAGGTCTGCCGGCTCGTCATCCACTCACGCTATGACGACTTCGCCACTGAGGGTTTCACCGTGCTGGGCTCCCAACAGCCTGTCGTATAccagagcgccgcctgccggATGGGGCTGGGACAGTACCTCTGCAGCCAG TTGGGTTTACCCCTCTCCTGCCTGTGCACCGTGCCCTGTAACACCATGTTTGGATCTCAGCACCAAATG GATGTTGCCTTGCTGGACAGGCTGATCAAGGATGACATGGACTCCGGGAAACTCCCCTTAGTGCTGATAGCCAACGCTG GATCACCCGGTGCGGGGCACACAGACAAGCTGAGCCGCCTGAAGGAGCTGTGCATTCAGTACGACATCTGGCTTCACGTGGAGGG AGTCAACCTGGCGACCCTCACACTCGGCTGCGTCACGTCTTCAGTGATG GCAGCCACTAAAGCTGACAGCATGACCCTAACCCTGGGGCCATGGCTGGGCCTCCCCGCGGTTCCGGCCGTCACACTCTACAGGCACGAGGATCCTGCCCTG TCTCTAGCAGCGGGCCTGACCTCCAGCCAGCCGGTGGAAAAGCTCCGAGCCCTCCCCCTCTGGCTGTCCCTGCAGTACCTGGGGCATGATGGGATAGTGGAGCGGATCAGACATGCCTCACAGCTG AGCCAGCAGCTCCTGGACCATTTGAAGAAGCAGGCTTCCATCAAGACAACG GGCATGACAACTCGCTTCCGGGTCCCTCCCATCTCCGGGGGCTCTCTGCAAGACGTCCTGGGTTCCCTCGTACTGTCCATT GTGGAGGATGAGCTGAATTCGCCGGTGGTGGTGTTCAGGTTCTCCCAGGACAGCAGCACAG CATCCAGTGTGGGTTCTGCGGAGGGCTGTCTCGGCTGGGAGAGGGAGGTGCAGGACTCCCTCAACAGATGG CTGGGTGAGCGGTTGGTGCAGCTGGTGCCTGCCAGCGGTGTGGACGTCGTGGACCTGGAGGACGAGGGCACCTGTGTGAGATTTAACCCACTGATGACTGCCGCAG TGCTGGGCACGCAGGAGGCCGACATGGAGGCCCTGGTGGCCAGGTTGACAGAGATAGTGCCCCTGCTGAGCGCAACACTGCGCCTCCGGCAGGAGTTCAGGGAGGAGGTGTACCGGCACGCCACCCTTGCCTACGTGGAAGACCTGGGCTGGCCGGGCCTGGGGGCCATCAG ATACCTGCCCAGGAGCGAGGAGCCAGACGCGGGCAGGAGGCAGCAGGAGGTGGAGAAGGTCAACAGTGACCTGCTGAGGAAACTCAAGGAGCTGGATGCGGACCTCAGTTTCTCCACAG GCCCGGAGTTCGGCCCGGAGAAGAACTGCGTGTTTGTCGGCATGGCAACAGAAGACCTGGACGTGGCGGAACTGGTGAAGACGATCGCATCACTGGGGAAGGACATCGAGGAGAGCGGCAAG TTACTGGAGAACATGACGGAAGTGGTGCGCTGGGGCATTCAGGAGGCGGAGATGCAGCTGCAGAAGGCGAGTGACCAGAAGCTGATGGAGGAG GGGGTGCTGCGGCAGATCCCGCTGGTGGGCTCCATGCTCAACTGGTTGTCCCCGTCCCAGAGTTCTGTACAAGGCAGGACGTTCAACCTGGCTTTAG GTTCCTTGGACACCACAGAACCCACGTACTCCAGCAGGACCCAGACGGGAGGAGAAacgccccccaccacccccacatCCAGTGTCTCCAAGCAGTTGCCAG GGCATAAGCTGTTTCGCCGGGGACACGGCAGCTTTGACGCCCCCGACAGCACCAGCTTCCTGACTCCCAATGAGACGTCCCAGAGCTGGGGGCCCCAGGACGGCTCTACagggctccccctgcaggcggAACCTGTCCTCACAGAGGCCGACACCCAGGGTGCAGAGGCAGGATTCCATGTCAGATAG
- the LOC111849130 gene encoding bMERB domain-containing protein 1-like, with product MEMKKSISESSRPPRSYGSVQTTAWPGDKSQPDTVSMSENSLSPEQLEAEMARVQRLREVLVRRESELRFMMDDIHLCKDIMALKQELRKIMAVPEKDKTLTDKQKEDELIQRIHQLVQKRDFLVDDAEVERLREQEEDKEMADRLGFQLKPLAKLTDDKSQHQGLLNTNMVTPGPSPKKFSIAKSGAAFMKDCCGATQCVIM from the exons ATGGAAATGAAGAAGTCTATTTCGGAGAGCAGCCGACCGCCCAGGAGCTACGGATCCGTGCAGACGACTGCGTGGCCGGGAGACAAAT CCCAGCCGGACACGGTGTCCATGTCGGAGAACTCCCTGTCGCCGGAGCAGCTGGAGGCGGAGATGGCGCGAGTCCAGCGCCTCCGCGAGGTCCTGGTGCGCCGTGAGTCCGAGCTGCGCTTCAT GATGGATGACATCCACCTGTGCAAGGATATCATGGCCCTCAAACAGGAGCTCAGGAAGATCATGGCTGTACCTG AGAAGGACAAAACGTTGACAGACAAGCAGAAGGAAGACGAGCTGATTCAGAGGATCCATCAGCTCGTCCAGAAGAGGGATTTTCTTGTGGATGACGCGGAGGTGGAGAGATTGAG ggagcaggaggaggataAGGAGATGGCTGATCGTCTCGGATTCCAGCTGAAGCCACTGGCAAAGCTCACAGATGACAAATCTCAGCACCAGG GACTCCTGAACACCAACATGGTCACCCCAGGTCCCTCACCCAAGAAGTTCTCCATTGCCAAGTCGGGGGCTGCCTTCATGAAGGACTGCTGTGGGGCCACCCAGTGTGTCATCATGTGA